In Legionella sp. PATHC035, a genomic segment contains:
- a CDS encoding Sec-independent protein translocase subunit TatA/TatB, whose protein sequence is MSSGELLVILIVALIVFGPKKLPMLATHLGLLLRKFNQLKVQAATLWQQQLHAVQLEENQRKAKEADEQYKKEQSS, encoded by the coding sequence ATGAGCAGTGGTGAACTTCTTGTCATTTTGATTGTTGCCCTCATTGTCTTTGGCCCGAAAAAGCTTCCGATGCTGGCAACCCATTTAGGCTTATTACTCAGAAAATTTAATCAACTTAAAGTACAAGCGGCCACTTTGTGGCAACAGCAACTTCATGCAGTTCAATTAGAAGAAAATCAACGTAAGGCTAAAGAAGCAGATGAGCAATATAAAAAGGAACAATCGTCCTAA
- a CDS encoding ubiquinone biosynthesis accessory factor UbiJ, giving the protein MLKKYSLKALQMAINKAAKLDEQMPVKLKALDNKTLEMIISPLNVNFFILFKDGEIILLDCYDKEADTIIHSNPLGLIRLSLLPASKARSLFNDKIRMTGDTELGQQVKKLFDEMDIDWEGHLAHFTGDVVAHQIGAFVRKGISLKKKIEESMRHNVSEYVQEELRVIPTKYELEDFFAEVDELSLSVERLQAHVNQLISRYEIN; this is encoded by the coding sequence ATGTTAAAAAAATACTCCTTAAAGGCTCTCCAAATGGCCATTAATAAAGCAGCCAAATTGGATGAACAGATGCCAGTCAAGCTAAAAGCGCTTGATAACAAAACTCTTGAGATGATAATAAGCCCTTTAAATGTTAATTTTTTTATACTTTTTAAAGACGGTGAAATCATCTTGCTTGACTGTTATGACAAAGAAGCAGACACCATCATTCACAGTAATCCTTTGGGTTTAATTCGCCTAAGTTTATTACCTGCATCGAAAGCACGATCGTTGTTTAACGATAAAATTCGTATGACTGGAGATACCGAATTAGGGCAACAAGTAAAAAAGCTATTTGATGAGATGGATATTGATTGGGAAGGACACCTGGCTCACTTTACCGGAGATGTGGTGGCACATCAAATTGGTGCTTTTGTACGTAAAGGAATCTCCCTAAAAAAGAAAATTGAGGAATCCATGCGACACAATGTGTCCGAATATGTTCAAGAAGAGTTACGCGTGATTCCCACTAAATATGAATTGGAAGATTTTTTTGCTGAGGTCGATGAGTTATCTTTAAGCGTTGAGCGCCTTCAGGCACATGTCAATCAACTAATAAGCCGCTATGAAATCAATTAA
- a CDS encoding MFS transporter — protein sequence MGLQKDLSKNTALKFIILTGIVSLFADMTYEGSRSITGPYLALLGANAAAVGFVSGFGELLGYVLRMVSGYLTDRTHKYWTITILGYTCNLLAVPLLALADQWWFAAVLIITERIGKGIRTPARDAMLAHAGQQKGLGWAFGLHEALDQTGAMLGPLILALALYLKLEYRYCFALLLIPALCALGTLWLARWLYPRPQDLEVHHDTLAVTGMNRNTVFWLYLSGAALIAAGYADFPLIAFHFQKTGILSPLWIPISYAIAKGFNIVSAPLLGSLYDRYGFIILVIISFLSCFFAPLVFFGNSSLALSGVILWSIGVCAHESLMRAIVAGIVPKEKRGSAYGVFNTGFGVFWFFGSVIMGVLYDSSISALVIFSIAIQLLAFPILGIVMVKLKK from the coding sequence ATGGGCCTGCAAAAAGATTTATCCAAAAACACTGCACTTAAATTCATTATCCTTACGGGGATTGTTAGCCTTTTTGCTGATATGACTTATGAGGGATCACGCAGTATCACCGGACCCTACTTGGCACTATTAGGGGCGAATGCAGCTGCTGTTGGATTTGTCTCAGGCTTTGGAGAGTTATTAGGTTATGTGCTGCGCATGGTTTCAGGCTACCTTACCGATCGCACGCACAAGTATTGGACCATTACCATTCTAGGTTACACCTGTAATTTATTAGCGGTTCCTTTGTTAGCACTCGCCGATCAATGGTGGTTTGCCGCTGTTCTCATTATCACCGAACGCATCGGTAAAGGGATTCGTACACCGGCTCGTGATGCTATGCTCGCCCATGCTGGACAGCAAAAAGGACTGGGATGGGCATTTGGCTTACATGAAGCATTGGATCAAACTGGTGCGATGTTAGGCCCTTTGATTCTTGCTCTAGCTCTTTATTTAAAATTAGAATATCGCTACTGCTTTGCCTTACTTTTAATTCCCGCATTATGTGCCTTAGGTACTTTATGGCTCGCACGATGGCTCTATCCACGTCCTCAAGATTTGGAGGTACATCACGATACACTTGCAGTGACGGGCATGAATAGGAACACCGTTTTTTGGTTGTACTTATCAGGAGCCGCGCTTATTGCGGCAGGCTATGCCGATTTTCCTTTAATCGCTTTTCACTTTCAGAAAACCGGGATTTTATCTCCGCTGTGGATTCCAATTTCTTATGCTATAGCAAAAGGCTTTAATATAGTAAGCGCCCCATTGCTGGGCTCACTTTATGATCGTTATGGTTTTATTATTCTGGTGATTATTTCGTTTTTATCTTGTTTTTTTGCGCCTTTAGTATTTTTTGGCAATTCCAGTCTGGCCTTATCAGGGGTTATTTTATGGAGTATTGGCGTATGTGCGCATGAATCGCTGATGCGTGCGATAGTTGCGGGCATAGTGCCTAAGGAAAAACGGGGTTCTGCTTATGGAGTATTCAATACTGGCTTTGGTGTGTTTTGGTTTTTCGGCAGCGTCATCATGGGCGTACTCTACGATAGTTCCATTTCTGCACTGGTTATCTTCTCCATTGCAATCCAATTGTTGGCATTTCCTATTTTAGGGATTGTGATGGTCAAACTAAAAAAATAA
- the ubiE gene encoding bifunctional demethylmenaquinone methyltransferase/2-methoxy-6-polyprenyl-1,4-benzoquinol methylase UbiE yields the protein MADQEKKTHFGYSTVGWDEKEQKVAEVFHSVAKNYDVMNDLMSLGIHHLWKRYTVALSQVQPGQSVLDLAGGSGDLTRLLCKKVGDSGRVVLADINSAMLHVGRNRLLDEGLYKNIDYVQGNAQCLPFADNSFHCITMGFGLRNVTDKEAALRSMYRVCKPGGKIMILEFSTPTFPGLKPIYDWYSFNILPKIGEFIAKDKSSYQYLAESIRMHPNQIRLKEMIEHAGFEDCHYDNLSGGIVALHIAYKY from the coding sequence ATGGCTGATCAAGAAAAAAAAACTCATTTTGGTTACTCGACTGTCGGTTGGGATGAAAAAGAACAGAAGGTCGCTGAGGTTTTCCATTCCGTAGCCAAAAACTATGATGTGATGAATGACTTAATGTCTTTAGGCATCCATCATCTTTGGAAGCGCTATACTGTAGCCTTAAGCCAAGTACAACCCGGACAGTCTGTCTTAGACTTGGCCGGAGGTAGTGGCGATTTAACGCGATTATTATGTAAAAAGGTTGGTGATTCAGGTCGTGTTGTTCTTGCAGATATTAATTCGGCCATGCTGCATGTAGGAAGAAATCGTTTATTAGACGAAGGCTTATATAAAAATATTGATTATGTACAAGGTAATGCCCAATGCCTGCCTTTTGCTGATAATAGCTTTCATTGTATTACCATGGGTTTTGGCTTGAGAAACGTCACCGATAAAGAAGCAGCTCTTCGCTCGATGTATCGTGTATGCAAACCCGGCGGGAAAATCATGATTCTTGAGTTTTCAACGCCCACCTTTCCCGGATTAAAACCGATTTATGACTGGTATTCGTTTAATATTTTACCTAAAATAGGAGAATTTATTGCGAAGGACAAATCCAGTTATCAATACCTTGCTGAATCGATACGCATGCACCCCAATCAAATCAGACTTAAAGAAATGATTGAACATGCAGGATTTGAAGACTGCCACTATGACAATCTCAGCGGCGGCATAGTGGCTTTGCACATTGCCTATAAATATTGA
- a CDS encoding GNAT family N-acetyltransferase, translated as MEFTFRIAKKKDQEEILVLVKKLAEHERKQPEEVQLTLEKIASHGFGRNRYFYVLLAEYKKKPAGYALYFFTYSASAGAPILYIDDLFVDELYRSYGLGTLLLSHLAQLAIEKECCRLEGHTVTWNKKGIEFFEFIGAKPRTDLLQFRLSGEPLKKLAAQT; from the coding sequence ATGGAATTTACTTTTCGAATTGCGAAGAAGAAAGATCAAGAAGAAATCCTGGTTTTAGTAAAAAAATTGGCTGAACATGAGCGAAAGCAACCCGAAGAAGTTCAGTTGACTTTAGAGAAAATTGCGTCGCATGGTTTTGGACGAAATAGGTATTTTTATGTCTTATTGGCTGAATATAAGAAAAAACCTGCGGGCTATGCTTTATATTTTTTCACCTACTCGGCCTCGGCAGGCGCACCGATACTTTATATCGATGATCTGTTTGTCGATGAACTTTATCGGAGCTATGGCTTGGGTACATTGTTGTTGTCGCATCTTGCTCAATTGGCAATTGAGAAAGAATGTTGCCGGTTGGAAGGACATACCGTTACTTGGAATAAAAAAGGCATTGAATTCTTTGAGTTCATAGGAGCAAAACCACGGACGGATTTACTGCAGTTTCGTTTATCAGGAGAACCTTTAAAAAAATTGGCAGCACAAACATAG
- the ubiB gene encoding ubiquinone biosynthesis regulatory protein kinase UbiB produces the protein MKSIKKLIRLIHINYILAKNGLDNVVVSLRLFAPLRFIVYLNPWNWFRKEHLTHGAALRKSLEELGPIFIKFGQALSTRPDILPPDIALELSKLQDKVPPFPSEQAMAIIEKAYGLSPYEVFAEFDSIPLASASMAQVHAATLKTGEDVIVKVLRPNMRRVIEQDLSIMHTIAKWADRYWPEMRRLKPKEIVTEFEHTLLDELDLLREAANAAQLRRNFENSPILYIPEIFWDYSRTNVMVLERIHGIPVSDINSLQAHGIDIKKLAERGVEIFFTQVFRDCFFHADMHPGNIFVSYKNPKDPQYICIDFGIMGTLNDNDKRYLAENLLAFFNRDYRRVAELHVESGWVARTTRVEEFESGIRTVCEPIFERPLKDISFAQVVLRLFQVARRFQMEVQPQLVLLQKTLLAVEGLGRQLYPDLDLWTTAKPFLEKWVRDQIGPKAFLTQLKHNLPFFAEQLPNMPKLLFDFLELKKEELIINKERANAQPENEKPAVQWNSMAIGAGFSFLLVSLLDYLHLIHHKQLAPLALTGAILTGLFVLINRNARN, from the coding sequence ATGAAATCAATTAAAAAGCTCATTCGTCTTATTCACATTAACTATATTCTGGCTAAAAACGGGCTGGATAATGTAGTGGTGTCATTAAGATTGTTTGCACCCCTGCGCTTCATTGTTTATTTAAATCCTTGGAATTGGTTTCGCAAGGAGCATTTAACCCACGGCGCAGCACTTCGTAAGTCTTTGGAGGAGCTTGGGCCTATTTTCATTAAATTTGGCCAAGCACTCTCTACCCGGCCCGATATTTTACCTCCAGATATCGCCCTTGAACTCAGCAAACTACAGGATAAAGTACCTCCTTTTCCCAGCGAGCAAGCAATGGCCATCATTGAGAAAGCCTATGGCTTGTCCCCCTACGAAGTCTTTGCTGAATTTGATTCCATACCCTTGGCATCCGCTTCAATGGCGCAAGTCCATGCAGCAACTTTAAAAACAGGTGAAGACGTCATTGTCAAAGTACTACGGCCTAATATGCGACGCGTTATTGAGCAAGACTTAAGCATTATGCACACCATCGCCAAATGGGCGGATCGCTATTGGCCTGAAATGAGACGTTTAAAGCCTAAGGAAATTGTGACAGAGTTTGAACATACCTTACTCGATGAACTGGATTTATTAAGAGAGGCTGCGAATGCAGCTCAATTAAGAAGAAACTTCGAGAATTCTCCGATTTTATACATCCCTGAAATCTTTTGGGATTATTCTCGTACCAATGTGATGGTACTGGAGCGAATCCATGGTATCCCCGTTTCAGATATTAATAGTTTACAGGCACATGGAATAGATATAAAGAAACTCGCTGAACGTGGCGTAGAAATTTTCTTTACTCAGGTATTCCGTGACTGTTTTTTTCATGCAGACATGCATCCAGGAAATATTTTTGTCTCCTACAAAAATCCCAAAGACCCCCAATATATCTGCATTGACTTCGGCATCATGGGGACCTTGAATGACAATGACAAGCGCTATTTAGCTGAAAATCTCCTCGCGTTTTTCAATCGAGACTACCGACGGGTGGCCGAACTGCATGTTGAATCAGGTTGGGTCGCTCGTACTACGCGTGTTGAAGAATTCGAAAGTGGGATTCGTACTGTATGCGAACCGATTTTTGAACGGCCTTTAAAAGACATTTCATTTGCACAAGTCGTGTTACGCCTTTTTCAGGTTGCAAGGCGTTTCCAAATGGAAGTACAACCCCAACTGGTTTTATTACAAAAAACATTACTGGCCGTAGAAGGACTTGGACGTCAACTCTATCCGGATTTAGATTTGTGGACCACGGCGAAGCCTTTTCTTGAAAAATGGGTGAGAGACCAAATAGGACCCAAAGCATTCCTCACTCAATTAAAGCATAATCTTCCCTTTTTCGCAGAACAATTACCGAATATGCCAAAACTGCTCTTTGATTTTCTAGAGCTTAAAAAAGAAGAACTAATAATAAACAAAGAGCGCGCCAACGCGCAGCCAGAAAATGAAAAGCCCGCAGTACAATGGAATAGCATGGCAATCGGTGCAGGATTTTCTTTCCTTTTAGTTAGCCTGCTCGACTATTTGCATCTTATCCACCACAAGCAGCTTGCTCCTCTTGCTCTAACTGGAGCCATTTTAACGGGTCTGTTTGTACTCATTAACCGTAACGCGAGGAACTAA
- the tatA gene encoding twin-arginine translocase TatA/TatE family subunit, whose amino-acid sequence MGLSGISPLSLLLILVIIVALFGTSKLKTIGTDLGEAIRNFRKALNEEQTQESSKEDNKSS is encoded by the coding sequence ATGGGATTAAGTGGCATCAGCCCTCTTTCTTTATTATTAATTCTAGTCATTATCGTTGCTCTTTTTGGCACTTCTAAATTAAAAACCATAGGTACCGATCTCGGTGAAGCAATTCGAAATTTTCGCAAAGCGTTGAATGAAGAACAAACACAGGAGTCGTCAAAGGAGGATAATAAATCCTCATGA